From a single Rutidosis leptorrhynchoides isolate AG116_Rl617_1_P2 chromosome 5, CSIRO_AGI_Rlap_v1, whole genome shotgun sequence genomic region:
- the LOC139846729 gene encoding guanine nucleotide exchange factor SPIKE 1 isoform X3 translates to MSSNGHCFRRKPRQQVAANLNVDTLLDENLEQWPHLNELVQCYKTDWIKDDNKYGHYESVGSISFQNQIFEGPDTDIETEMNLANARHDKIEDNTDDDDVPSTSGRQRTEHYGESPLPSYEPVFDWENERSMIFGQRIPESNIPHTTSGLKISVKVLSLTFQAGLVEPFYGTISLYNKERREKLSEDFIFRVLPSEMQDASSSSEPRGLFYLDAPSSSICLLIQLEKCATEEGGVTPSVYSRKEPVHLTEREKQKLQVWSRMMPYRESFSWAIIPLFDSNIGSASGGSASPSSPLAHSISGVSLQEGVSAPTAKVTLDGQSGHSSGNSVMVEVSNLNKVKESYTEDSLLDPKRKVHKPVKGVLQLEIEKVQAANTEYDNGSYNDSITNELDHGDRLTDSTVNEWRNIHSTRHNEQPLNGSGHADLTINDVQAFDFRTMIRNEPFLQLFHCLYVYPLTVHLSRKRNLFIRIELRDDDTDIRKQSSEVMYSREPGASLQKWAHTQVAPGSRVASYHDEIKVSLPSMWTPQHHLLFTFFHIDLQTKLEAPKPVVIGYAALPLSTHAQLRSDISLPIMKELIPHYLQDSGKERLDYLEDGKSIFRLRLRLCSSLYPISERIRDFFLEYDRHTLRTSPPWGSELLEAINSLKNVDSTALLQFIHPILNMLLHLIGNGGETLQVAAFRAMVNILTRVQQESVDEAERNIFLVNYVDYAFDDFGGRQTPVYPGLSTVWGSLARSKAKGYRVGPVYDDVLSMAWFFLELIVKSMALEQTRLMYHNLPPGEDIPPMQLKEGVFRCILQLYDCLLTEVHERCKRGLSLAKRLNSSLAFFCYDLLSTIEPRQVFELVSLYLDKFSGVCQSVLHDCKLTFLQIICDHDLFVEMPGRDPSDRNYLSSVLIQELFLTWDHDDLSQRAKAARILVVLLCKHDFDSRYQKPEDKLYIAQLYFPLVGQILDEMPVFYNLNAVEKREVLIVVLQILRNLDDASLVKAWQQNVARTRLFFKLLEDCLILFEHKRSVDTMLIGGSSRSPVADAPMSPKYTDRLSPAINQYLSEASRQEVRVYPQSASENGYLWQRANSQLSSPSQPFSLREALAQAQSSRIGASSQALRESLHPVLRQKLELWEENLSAAISLQILEITEKFSKAAASHSIATDYGKLDCITSIFTSIFSRSQSLAFWKSLFPVFNSVFQLHGSTLMARENDRFLKQIAFHLLRLAVFRNDSVRKRAVIGLQILVRSSFSHFTQTARLRAMLTITLSELMSDVQVTQMKSDGTLEESGEARRLRKSLEEMADESKNETLLKECGLRDVSFVDTPEGSAEIRWSWSEVKFLSNSLLLALDASLEHALLGSLMNTDRYAAAESFYKLAMAFAPVPDLHIMWLLHLCDAHQEMQSWAEAAQCAVAVAGVVMQALVSRNDGVWSNNHVTALRKICPMVSTEITSETSAAEVEGYGASKLTVDSAVKYLQLANKLFSQAELYHFCGSILELVIPVYKSRRSYGQLAKCHSMLTNIYESILEQESSPIPFTDATYYRVGFYGEKFGKLDKKEYVYREPRDVRLGDIMEKLSHIYELRMDGNHTLHIIPDSRQVKADELQPGVCYLQITAVDPVMEDEDLGSRRERIFSLSTGSVRARVFDRFLFDTPFTKNGKTQGGLEDQWKRRTVVQTEGSFPALVNRLLVTKSESLEFSPVENAIGMIETRTAALRNELEEPRSSDGDQLPRLQSLQRILQGSVAVQVNSGVLSVCTAFLSGEPATRLRSQELQQLIAALLEFMAVCKRAIRVHFRLIGDEDQDFHTQLVNGFQSLTAELSHYIPAILSEL, encoded by the exons ATGTCGTCTAATGGTCATTGTTTTAGAAGAAAACCACGCCAGCAGGTTGCTGCGAATTTGAATGTTGACACGCTG CTTGATGAAAATCTTGAGCAGTGGCCACATCTTAATGAACTTGTTCAGTGCTACAAAACTGATTGGATTAAGGACGACAACAAGTACGGGCACTATGAAAGTGTCGGCAGTATATCATTTCAGAACCAGATATTTGAAGGACCTGATACTGATATTGAAACAG AAATGAATCTTGCCAATGCTAGACATGATAAGATTGAAGACAacactgatgatgatgatgtaccCAGTACATCCGGTCGGCAACGTACAGAG CACTATGGCGAATCCCCCCTGCCTTCTTATGAACCTGTATTTGACTGGGAAAATGAGAGGTCAATGATATTTGGACAAAGGATTCCAGAATCTAATATTCCACATACTACGAG TGGATTGAAGATATCTGTAAAAGTCCTTTCTCTGACATTTCAAGCTGGATTAGTTG AGCCGTTCTATGGTACTATATCATTGTATAACAAAGAGAGAAGAGAAAAGCTCTCGGAGGACTTTATATTTCGTGTTCTTCCATCTGAAATGCAGGAT GCTAGCAGTTCATCTGAACCCCGTGGACTATTTTATTTAGATGCCCCTTCATCATCAATTTGCCTGCTTATACAGCTAGAGAAGTGTGCTACTGAAGAAGGCGGAGTGACTCCATCTGTTTATTCACGCAAAGAACCC GTCCATCTGACTGAGAGAGAGAAGCAAAAACTACAAGTTTGGTCTCGAATGATGCCGTATAGGGAGTCTTTTTCTTGGGCGATTATTCCACTATTCGATAGCAACATCGGTTCAGCTTCTGGTGGATCTGCTTCACCCAGCAGCCCGCTGGCTCATAGCATATCAGGAGTAAGTTTGCAAGAAGGTGTTTCGGCCCCAACTGCAAAAGTCACATTAGATGGTCAATCTGGACACTCGAGTGGAAATTCTGTCATGGTTGAAGTTTCAAACCTAAATAAAGTTAAAGAAAGTTATACTGAAGATTCCCTCCTG GATCCCAAACGGAAGGTTCATAAGCCTGTGAAAGGTGTCTTGCAGTTGGAAATAGAAAAGGTTCAAGCTGCTAACACTGAATATGACAATGGTTCTTATAATGACAGCATAACCAATGAACTGGACCATGGGGATCGACtaactgattcaacagtcaatgAGTGGCGCAACATTCATTCAACTAGACATAACGAACAACCGTTAAATGGATCAGGACATGCAGATTTGACAATTAACGAT GTTCAAGCTTTTGACTTTCGCACAATGATAAGAAATGAGCCTTTCTTACAGCTTTTTCACTGTCTCTATGTCTACCCATTGACTGTCCATTTGAGTCGGAAAAGAAATTTGTTCATACGAATTGAACTTAGGGACGACGATACTGATATTCGAAAGCAGTCATCAGAG GTGATGTATTCGAGGGAGCCAGGTGCCTCCCTACAAAAATGGGCCCACACACAAGTTGCTCCTGGAAGTAGGGTGGCTAGCTACCATGATGAGATTAAAGTATCACTTCCTTCTATGTGGACCCCACAACATCACCTTTTGTTCACTTTCTTCCATATTGACCTTCAGACAAAGTTGGAAGCTCCAAAACCAGTAGTTATCGGATATGCAGCTCTTCCATTATCAACACATGCACA GTTGAGATCTGATATATCTTTACCAATCATGAAAGAGCTCATTCCACACTATCTTCAAGATAGTGGCAAG GAGAGGCTAGATTATCTTGAAGATGGGAAAAGTATTTTCCGCTTACGGTTACGGCTTTGTTCGTCTTTGTATCCAATTAGTGAGCGGATTAGAGATTTTTTCCTTGAATACGACAGACACACTCTTCGTACGAGCCCACCTTGGGGTTCAGAACTCCTTGAG GCAATTAACAGTTTAAAAAACGTCGATTCAACGGCTCTATTGCAATTTATTCACCCAATATTGAATATGCTTCTCCATCTTATCGGCAATGGTGGAGAAACTCTCCAG GTTGCTGCTTTTAGAGCTATGGTCAATATCTTGACAAG AGTACAGCAAGAGTCAGTCGATGAAGCTGAAAGAAATATCTTTTTGGTCAATTATGTGGATTATGCTTTTGATGATTTTGGTGGTCGACAAACTCCCGTTTATCCTGGTTTGTCAACAGTATGGGGAAGTCTGGCTCGTAGCAAG GCCAAAGGCTACCGTGTTGGACCTGTATATGATGATGTACTGTCAATGGCATGGTTTTTTCTCGAATTGATTGTTAAGTCAATGGCCCTAGAGCAAACTCGACTTATGTATCACAATCTGCCCCCAG GTGAAGATATCCCACCAATGCAGCTGAAAGAAGGTGTGTTTAGGTGCATCTTGCAATTATATGATTGTCTTTTGACAGAAGTGCATGAGCGTTGTAAAAGGGGATTGAGTTTAGCAAAACGTTTAAACAGCAGCCTGGCTTTCTTTTGTTATGATCTTTTATCGACCATTGAGCCACGCCAAGTTTTTGAACTG GTGTCACTGTACCTTGATAAGTTCTCTGGGGTATGTCAATCGGTGTTGCATGATTGTAAGCTCACCTTTTTACAAATCATATGTGATCACGATCTATTTGTTGAAATGCCTGGCCGGGATCCTTCTGATAG GAACTACCTTTCATCTGTTCTAATTCAAGAACTTTTTCTTACATGGGATCATGATGATCTATCTCAACGGGCAAAA GCAGCAAGGATTTTGGTAGTTCTTTTATGCAAACACGATTTTGATTCACGCTACCAGAAGCCAGAGGATAAATTGTATATTGCGCAGTTATATTTTCCTCTTGTGGGACAG ATACTGGATGAAATGCCTGTATTTTACAACCTGAATGCTGTTGAGAAACGTGAAGTGTTGATTGTAGTTTTGCAAATATTACGTAATCTAGACGATGCATCACTTGTGAAGGCTTGGCAGCAAAACGTTGCTCGAACAAGACTGTTCTTTAAACTGTTAGAGGATTGCCTGATTCTTTTCGAG CACAAAAGAAGTGTTGATACCATGCTTATAGGTGGCAGTTCTCGAAGCCCAGTTGCTGATGCACCAATGTCTCCAAAGTACACTGATAGGCTTTCTCCTGCCATTAATCAGTATTTATCTGAGGCATCTCGCCAAGAAGTGCGGGTATAT CCACAGAGTGCATCTGAAAATGGATATTTGTGGCAGAGAGCAAACTCTCAGCTTAGCTCCCCGAGCCAACCGTTTTCCCTAAGAGAAGCTCTTGCTCAGGCACAATCTTCTAGAATCGGAGCTTCAAGCCAAGCACTCAGAGAATCTCTACATCCAGTTTTGAGACAAAAACTT GAACTTTGGGAAGAAAACCTAAGTGCTGCAATCAGTCTCCAAATTTTGGAAATAACAGAGAAATTCTCCAAAGCTGCTGCATCACATAGTATTGCAACTGATTATGGAAAATTGGATTGCATAACATCCATATTTACCAGTATTTTCTCTCGAAGTCAATCACTTGCGTTTTGGAAATCACTATTTCCAGTATTTAACAGTGTGTTTCAGCTTCACGGGTCAACACTAATGGCAAGAGAAAATGATCGTTTCTTGAAGCAAATTGCTTTCCATCTTCTTAGGCTTGCTGTTTTTCGTAATGATAGTGTTAGGAAAAGGGCTGTCATTGGGTTGCAGATCCTTGTCAGG AGTTCTTTCTCCCACTTCACACAAACAGCAAGATTGCGGGCCATGCTTACAATTACACTATCAGAGCTGATGTCAGATGTTCAAGTAACTCAAATGAAGTCTGATGGAACACTTGAAGAAAGCGGTGAAGCTCGCCGTCTTAGAAAATCACTAGAAGAAATGGCAGATGAAAGCAAGAATGAAACTTTACTTAAAGAATGTGGTCTTCGGGATGTTTCTTTTGTTGATACTCCAGAAGGATCAGCCGAAATTCGATGGTCGTGGTCTGAAGTCAAATTCTTATCGAATAGTCTTCTTTTGGCTCTTGATGCTAGTTTGGAACATGCACTTTTG GGATCACTTATGAACACAGATAGATATGCTGCTGCTGAAAGTTTTTATAAACTTGCAATGGCATTTGCTCCAGTCCCAGATCTTCATATAATGTGGTTACTGCATCTATGTGATGCACATCAGGAGATGCAATCATGGGCCGAAGCTGCACAGTGTGCTGTTGCTGTTGCAGGTGTTGTAATGCAG GCTCTTGTGAGCAGAAACGATGGAGTATGGAGTAATAATCACGTAACAGCATTGCGCAAAATATGTCCAATGGTTAGCACAGAGATCACATCAGAGACGTCAGCCGCAGAAGTCGAAGGATACGGTGCATCAAAACTAACAGTTGATTCGGCTGTTAAATACTTACAGCTGGCAAATAAGCTATTCTCACAAGCTGAATTGTATCATTTTTGTGGGTCCATACTAGAACTCGTGATTCCAGTTTATAAGAGTAGACGATCATACGGACAACTAGCCAAATGCCATAGTATGCTAACTAATATCTACGAATCAATTCTAGAACAAGAATCAAGTCCAATTCCATTTACAGATGCAACATATTATCGTGTTGGATTTTATGGTGAAAAATTCGGGAAGCTTGATAAAAAGGAATATGTATACAGAGAGCCTCGTGATGTAAGATTAGGTGACATAATGGAGAAACTTAGTCATATATACGAGTTAAGAATGGATGGTAATCATACGTTACATATAATTCCCGACTCCCGACAAGTAAAAGCAGACGAATTGCAACCTGGTGTATGTTATTTGCAAATCACAGCCGTTGATCCAGTAATGGAAGATGAAGATCTTGGTAGCAGAAGGGAGAGGATTTTTTCTCTTTCTACTGGATCGGTTCGTGCGCGTGTGTTTGACCGGTTCTTGTTTGATACTCCGTTTACTAAAAATGGAAAGACTCAAGGTGGGTTGGAAGACCAATGGAAAAGACGAACCGTGGTTCAAACCGAGGGTTCGTTTCCGGCTTTAGTGAATCGGCTTTTGGTTACGAAATCTGAGTCTCTTGAGTTTTCACCTGTTGAGAATGCGATTGGTATGATTGAAACTCGAACAGCTGCGTTAAGGAATGAGCTTGAAGAACCACGTAGCTCTGATGGTGATCAGCTTCCTAGGCTTCAAAGTTTGCAGAGGATACTTCAGGGTTCTGTTGCAGTTCAA GTGAACAGTGGAGTACTAAGTGTCTGCACAGCTTTCTTATCGGGCGAGCCTGCAACAAGACTTCGGTCACAAGAATTGCAGCAACTTATTGCTGCTCTTCTTGAATTTATGGCTGTGTGCAAGCGTGCTATACGTGTCCATTTTAGACTTATTGGTGACGAGGACCAGGATTTTCACACGCAACTGGTCAACGGTTTTCAGTCACTCACAGCTGAGTTGTCGCATTACATCCCTGCAATTCTTTCTGAGCTTTGA